In one Thermococcus sp. 2319x1 genomic region, the following are encoded:
- a CDS encoding radical SAM protein codes for MIVAIIDGYTDEPAGLGVPPYLGIYPRYAYGAIKKARKDARIFYLTIDDLRFTFEGEQGIKTKNKTPNVYKTKEILEKADVIIYIGGLHTPGKYLSAVPSQVEEVAKFIKPFKGIKILGGPAFMGSAHEGGTKISPRELALAHAIFDHIVYGDLEAFLYDFFTNPKDANPFRFRDYLELRDYALLGAEVVKQFPDYPDFVIVEIETQRGCPKAAGMGGCSFCTEPVRYRAIEDRPIEDIVKEVEVLYNLGVRHFRVGRQSCIFSYMAKPNGRVPIPNPEALEKLFKGIRTVAPDVKTLHVDNANPAVIANYPEESIKIAKTLIKYGTPGNVVAFGLETADPKVARINNLNSTAEETYEAVRILNEVGAKRGYNGMPWLLPGINILFGLPGETKKTYELTYEFLKKILDDGLLVRRINIRQVVVFPGTPLWYMRDKVKTEKHKSLIKHYKYKIRHEIDYPMLKKLVPVGTILRDVRAEVFDNGLTYGRQIGSYPLIVGIPKKIELNRFYDVLIVDHGFRSITGIPIPINVNREGSKVLSYLPGIGKKKVAKILAKRPFKSKEEFLEIIEAEKREMYRDVVVI; via the coding sequence ATGATAGTTGCAATAATAGACGGCTACACCGATGAACCCGCTGGCCTCGGAGTTCCCCCTTATTTAGGAATCTACCCGAGATACGCCTACGGTGCAATAAAAAAAGCCAGAAAAGATGCGAGAATTTTTTACCTCACGATAGATGACCTCCGCTTTACTTTTGAGGGCGAGCAGGGGATAAAAACCAAGAACAAAACTCCCAACGTGTATAAAACAAAGGAAATCCTTGAGAAGGCTGATGTGATCATATACATCGGTGGACTGCACACTCCGGGAAAATACCTCTCTGCGGTTCCCTCTCAGGTGGAAGAGGTTGCAAAGTTTATAAAACCCTTCAAAGGCATTAAAATCCTCGGCGGGCCGGCTTTTATGGGCTCAGCCCATGAAGGTGGGACAAAGATAAGCCCAAGGGAACTAGCCCTTGCCCATGCAATTTTTGACCACATCGTTTACGGCGACTTAGAGGCTTTTCTTTATGACTTCTTCACAAACCCTAAGGACGCAAATCCATTTCGCTTTAGGGACTATTTGGAATTAAGGGACTACGCACTCTTAGGTGCCGAAGTCGTGAAGCAATTTCCCGATTATCCAGATTTCGTTATAGTGGAAATCGAAACCCAGAGGGGATGTCCCAAAGCTGCAGGTATGGGGGGCTGTTCCTTCTGCACCGAACCCGTGAGATACAGAGCAATAGAAGACCGACCTATTGAAGACATCGTTAAGGAAGTTGAAGTGCTCTATAACTTGGGAGTAAGGCACTTTAGGGTAGGAAGGCAGAGCTGTATCTTTTCATACATGGCTAAGCCAAACGGCAGGGTTCCGATTCCAAATCCAGAAGCCCTTGAGAAGCTCTTCAAGGGGATTAGAACAGTTGCACCGGATGTGAAGACCTTGCATGTAGACAATGCCAACCCGGCGGTTATAGCAAATTATCCCGAGGAAAGCATTAAAATTGCGAAGACGCTTATAAAATACGGCACGCCTGGAAACGTCGTTGCCTTTGGGCTTGAAACGGCCGATCCAAAGGTTGCGAGGATCAACAACTTGAACTCCACAGCGGAGGAAACCTACGAAGCGGTCAGGATTTTGAATGAAGTTGGCGCTAAAAGGGGCTACAACGGAATGCCCTGGCTTTTACCAGGGATAAACATCCTCTTCGGCCTTCCTGGAGAAACTAAGAAGACTTACGAGCTTACCTACGAGTTCTTAAAGAAAATCCTTGACGACGGGTTACTGGTTAGGAGAATAAACATAAGGCAGGTCGTTGTCTTTCCAGGAACCCCTTTGTGGTATATGAGGGATAAGGTAAAGACCGAAAAGCACAAAAGTCTCATAAAGCACTACAAGTACAAGATAAGGCACGAGATAGATTACCCAATGCTTAAAAAGCTCGTACCGGTGGGGACGATTTTGAGGGATGTTAGGGCGGAGGTGTTTGATAACGGCCTAACATACGGCAGGCAGATAGGGAGTTATCCATTGATAGTAGGAATCCCAAAGAAAATTGAGCTGAACAGGTTTTATGACGTTTTGATTGTTGACCACGGCTTTAGGAGCATAACCGGTATACCAATTCCCATAAACGTGAACAGGGAGGGCTCAAAGGTTTTAAGCTATCTGCCCGGAATTGGAAAGAAAAAAGTTGCAAAAATCCTCGCAAAAAGACCGTTCAAAAGCAAGGAGGAGTTTTTAGAAATTATAGAAGCAGAGAAAAGGGAAATGTACAGGGATGTGGTGGTCATTTAA
- a CDS encoding transcriptional regulator: MMTRRQKIIKLLEERDYSVSELAVLLEMRGKGSKKAILEDLKAISNIVKREGKVLLIQPAQCRKCGFVFRPEIKIPGRCPKCRSEWIEEPRFKIEAL, encoded by the coding sequence ATGATGACGAGAAGACAGAAGATAATAAAGCTTTTGGAGGAGAGGGACTACAGTGTAAGTGAACTTGCAGTGCTCCTTGAGATGAGGGGCAAAGGGAGTAAAAAGGCAATCCTTGAAGACCTTAAAGCTATTTCAAATATTGTAAAGCGTGAAGGAAAGGTTCTCCTCATTCAACCAGCCCAGTGCAGGAAGTGCGGCTTCGTATTTAGACCGGAGATAAAGATACCGGGTAGATGTCCAAAGTGCAGGTCGGAATGGATCGAAGAGCCGAGGTTTAAAATAGAGGCCCTATAG
- a CDS encoding DUF655 domain-containing protein, with product MDYYNRRHSYAQSTDKKKRHVEYEEYAYVLDYLPTGYLDLEHRNLRENKPIAQVIGESAFTLLEVIPKTDLMLYERVFVGKGQRDKILMITRKLNYDDLTPTAKAELPYVLEEIVKNNEGRFVKFFNLAPPITNRLHSLELLPGIGKKHMWDILEEREREPFKSFEDLKHRVKGLPDPVKMIARRILDELENKDRYRLFVGSRRIFRE from the coding sequence ATGGATTATTATAATAGAAGGCATTCCTATGCCCAAAGCACCGATAAAAAAAAGCGTCACGTGGAGTATGAAGAATACGCATATGTGTTAGATTATCTTCCCACCGGTTATCTCGATCTTGAGCATCGAAACCTTAGGGAAAACAAGCCTATAGCACAGGTTATTGGGGAGAGTGCTTTTACCCTGCTCGAGGTAATCCCTAAGACAGACCTTATGCTCTATGAGAGGGTCTTTGTTGGAAAAGGACAGAGGGATAAAATATTAATGATAACCAGAAAGCTTAATTACGATGACCTCACTCCAACTGCGAAGGCTGAACTTCCGTACGTCCTTGAGGAAATTGTAAAGAACAATGAAGGGCGTTTTGTGAAGTTTTTTAACCTTGCTCCACCAATTACGAACAGGCTTCACAGCCTGGAACTGCTTCCGGGAATAGGGAAAAAGCACATGTGGGACATCTTGGAGGAGAGGGAAAGAGAACCATTCAAGAGCTTTGAGGACTTAAAACATAGGGTAAAGGGACTTCCAGATCCCGTGAAGATGATAGCGAGAAGAATCCTGGACGAACTTGAGAACAAAGACCGCTACAGGCTTTTTGTAGGCTCAAGGAGAATATTCAGGGAGTAG
- a CDS encoding S-layer protein translates to MKVRKIAALAVGAAMVGATLGYANAAMPGKEFFVKDGMPNVKIVVGANAPSTMDVASAADIALAIGSLLYTSEEVKASGVSVVVKKDITDDPDDITIYKYFYSTVKGPITAEEWSDLPGDYWWNGSAYNGSYDDWVAAYQTLPWMYEVEDMDGIDEDFKVDWDFSIDEIHLIPTDPDDWDENDIDQPPKDAKLQIPKGAFKVLLNYTISNWSVEVDLGKDSQWGIPYSESFNIIDDDKPDPNEIADEYDVDPSDVKINFKGYVYEGVASGDTFTVLGNSYYVLNVIDKAFEYGKDHGEVWFRLGDIKDYDGYKVKAVDISVYENRALVEVTSPNGIDQLVILKKDEEKDVFGNGGIILTLTDTFVGIDSNLIATIQVVTNKKKIESGDELVAGWKAEITTGTNSDGDKVIKWITLSNADDIEEKTVDVLGKYKVYYKLQTWTKDEADANYDINDDGDKKDELMTAKAMIVIEPTERVYETKELAVGGELDGWIIESIKGETYTKVTPMVPTEPITVLDTEVDVNAVDSNLILVGGPVANAITKYLVDQGLSTVDWKNSDGDLEYIEDAFGTFDVLIVAGKDRYATREAAKELMQYLAQL, encoded by the coding sequence ATGAAGGTAAGGAAGATCGCGGCCCTTGCAGTTGGTGCCGCAATGGTTGGAGCAACCCTTGGATACGCAAATGCTGCAATGCCGGGAAAGGAGTTCTTTGTTAAGGATGGAATGCCAAACGTTAAAATCGTAGTCGGTGCAAACGCACCATCAACTATGGACGTCGCCTCAGCGGCAGACATAGCCCTTGCAATTGGAAGCTTACTCTACACATCTGAGGAAGTCAAGGCAAGCGGAGTTAGTGTTGTAGTTAAGAAAGACATCACAGACGACCCAGACGACATTACAATCTACAAGTACTTCTACTCAACAGTTAAAGGTCCAATAACTGCCGAGGAATGGTCAGACTTGCCAGGAGACTACTGGTGGAATGGAAGTGCCTACAACGGTTCCTATGATGACTGGGTAGCTGCTTACCAAACCCTCCCATGGATGTACGAAGTAGAAGACATGGATGGGATAGATGAGGACTTCAAAGTTGACTGGGACTTCTCGATTGACGAAATACACCTAATACCAACTGATCCAGATGATTGGGATGAAAACGATATCGACCAACCACCAAAAGACGCGAAGCTCCAAATTCCAAAAGGAGCATTCAAAGTTCTCCTGAACTACACAATCTCAAACTGGTCAGTGGAAGTTGACCTCGGAAAGGACAGCCAGTGGGGAATCCCATACTCAGAGAGCTTTAACATAATAGATGATGACAAACCAGACCCAAATGAGATAGCAGATGAGTACGACGTTGATCCAAGTGACGTTAAAATAAACTTCAAAGGCTACGTGTACGAAGGAGTAGCTTCAGGAGATACATTTACCGTTCTTGGCAATAGTTACTATGTGCTCAATGTTATTGACAAAGCCTTTGAATACGGTAAGGATCACGGCGAAGTCTGGTTCAGGCTTGGAGACATCAAGGACTACGACGGCTACAAGGTTAAGGCCGTTGACATAAGCGTTTACGAGAACAGAGCACTGGTAGAGGTCACAAGCCCAAATGGAATTGACCAGCTCGTTATACTCAAGAAGGACGAAGAGAAGGATGTCTTTGGTAACGGTGGAATAATCCTTACCCTTACCGACACATTCGTTGGTATCGACAGCAACTTGATTGCTACAATTCAAGTAGTTACAAATAAGAAGAAGATTGAAAGCGGTGACGAGTTAGTGGCTGGGTGGAAAGCAGAGATTACTACTGGCACAAACAGTGATGGAGACAAAGTCATCAAGTGGATAACACTAAGCAATGCAGATGACATCGAAGAAAAGACTGTAGACGTCTTAGGAAAATACAAAGTCTACTACAAGCTCCAAACATGGACCAAAGACGAAGCAGATGCTAACTATGACATTAATGATGATGGTGACAAGAAAGACGAGTTAATGACTGCAAAAGCTATGATTGTAATTGAACCAACAGAGAGAGTATATGAGACCAAGGAGCTTGCAGTTGGTGGCGAGCTTGACGGATGGATAATCGAGTCAATCAAGGGCGAAACCTACACCAAGGTTACACCAATGGTCCCAACAGAGCCAATCACAGTCCTTGACACCGAAGTTGACGTCAACGCAGTTGACAGCAACCTCATCCTCGTCGGTGGACCAGTTGCAAACGCAATCACCAAGTACCTCGTTGACCAAGGACTAAGCACAGTTGACTGGAAGAACAGCGATGGCGACCTAGAGTACATCGAAGATGCATTCGGAACATTCGACGTCCTCATCGTTGCCGGTAAGGACAGGTACGCCACAAGAGAAGCAGCCAAAGAGCTTATGCAATACTTGGCTCAACTCTGA
- a CDS encoding 50S ribosomal protein L21e, whose product MVQKAHTVRRKTRGKLSKSPRRRGLPPLTRFLQEFEIGQKVHIVIEPSYHKGMPDPRFHGRTGTVVGKRGDAYIVQLTDGDKTKTFFIHPVHLRPQK is encoded by the coding sequence ATGGTTCAGAAAGCCCATACTGTTAGAAGGAAAACCAGAGGTAAGCTTAGCAAGTCACCAAGGAGGAGAGGCCTTCCTCCATTAACAAGGTTCCTCCAAGAGTTTGAGATTGGACAGAAAGTCCACATAGTGATTGAACCAAGCTACCACAAAGGAATGCCCGATCCAAGGTTCCATGGAAGAACCGGTACAGTGGTTGGAAAGAGGGGAGATGCATACATAGTCCAGCTCACTGATGGCGATAAGACCAAGACATTCTTTATTCACCCAGTCCATTTAAGACCCCAGAAGTGA
- a CDS encoding tRNA pseudouridine(54/55) synthase Pus10, with protein MIMEKAEEMLKEHKLCNHCLGRAFALLGKGENRIRGKSIRLVINMEREARGEDGFQEPQECELCGNVFKKTEYLARLCYDKASRLGLEFEGFLVGSRVPKEIVEKEREIIEKFGLKYAEPINRELNREIGKILELILQKPVNKSDPDVVFIVEPYNERVELQIRPIYIYGRYRKLVRGIPQTPLRGFKESVASIICKPFSKATKGECIFHGAGREDVDVRMLGNGRPFVVEVKRPIKRHVDLEKIAEEINKSGKVEVLGLRFITNEEAEKVLTSNHKKEYEALVYVEEGISREEVEKVVKALEGATIHQRTPRRVLGRRADIVRIRKVHKAEGELLDERHFKLRLIADGGLYIKELISGDKGRTTPSVSEILGKKAWCEKLDVLNILDEQ; from the coding sequence ATGATAATGGAAAAGGCCGAAGAGATGCTCAAAGAGCACAAGCTATGTAACCACTGCTTAGGAAGAGCCTTTGCCCTGCTTGGGAAAGGAGAAAATCGCATCCGGGGGAAATCAATAAGGTTGGTCATTAATATGGAAAGAGAAGCTAGGGGGGAGGATGGATTTCAGGAGCCCCAAGAGTGTGAGCTTTGCGGAAATGTCTTCAAGAAGACCGAATATCTTGCAAGGCTTTGCTATGATAAGGCTTCAAGGCTTGGGCTTGAGTTTGAGGGCTTTCTCGTTGGCTCAAGGGTTCCCAAGGAAATTGTAGAGAAAGAACGGGAGATAATTGAAAAGTTTGGGTTGAAGTATGCCGAGCCAATAAACAGAGAATTGAACAGAGAAATTGGAAAAATCCTTGAACTCATACTTCAAAAGCCTGTAAACAAAAGCGACCCGGATGTTGTTTTTATAGTGGAACCATACAATGAGAGGGTGGAACTCCAGATAAGGCCTATCTACATCTACGGTCGCTATAGGAAGCTGGTTAGGGGAATCCCTCAAACGCCTTTGAGGGGATTCAAAGAGAGTGTTGCGTCAATAATCTGCAAACCTTTTTCAAAAGCGACAAAAGGGGAATGCATATTCCACGGGGCTGGAAGAGAGGACGTAGATGTGAGAATGCTTGGGAATGGGCGGCCTTTTGTCGTTGAGGTTAAGAGACCAATAAAAAGGCATGTTGACTTAGAGAAAATTGCAGAGGAAATCAACAAGAGCGGGAAAGTTGAGGTTTTGGGGCTTAGGTTTATAACCAATGAAGAAGCCGAAAAGGTTCTCACGTCAAACCACAAAAAAGAATACGAGGCCCTTGTTTATGTTGAGGAGGGCATCAGCAGGGAAGAGGTTGAAAAGGTCGTTAAGGCACTCGAGGGGGCGACTATTCATCAAAGAACCCCCAGAAGGGTTTTAGGGAGAAGGGCAGATATTGTGAGGATAAGAAAAGTCCATAAGGCTGAAGGTGAGCTTTTAGATGAGAGGCATTTTAAACTCCGCCTGATAGCTGACGGAGGACTCTACATAAAGGAGCTGATTTCCGGGGACAAGGGAAGGACAACCCCTTCAGTGAGCGAGATATTAGGAAAGAAGGCTTGGTGCGAAAAGCTTGATGTGCTGAACATCCTGGATGAACAGTGA
- the rsmA gene encoding 16S rRNA (adenine(1518)-N(6)/adenine(1519)-N(6))-dimethyltransferase RsmA, producing MHSKVFSLISKYHLKPNSDLGQNFLIVEDVIEREVERAEINESETVLEIGPGLGVLTDELAKRAKKVYAIEKDSRIIEILEKEYGWDNVELILGDALKIDFPYFDKIVSNLPYQISSPITFKLLKYDFKKAVLIYQLEFAQRMVAKPGDKNYSRLSVMVQAKADVELVEKIGRGAFYPKPKVDSAVIVMTPKPKDERITLNENLVKALFQHRRKLASKALKDSYHMLGLTKGEFKKLKPIIEHIPHSQKRVFQLSIEEIKDIEEYLRQNGLL from the coding sequence ATGCACTCCAAGGTCTTTTCTTTAATTTCTAAATACCATCTAAAGCCCAATTCTGATCTTGGTCAGAATTTCCTCATAGTGGAGGATGTTATCGAGAGAGAAGTGGAAAGGGCAGAAATAAATGAAAGCGAGACCGTTCTTGAAATAGGGCCCGGTTTGGGGGTGCTAACAGACGAGCTGGCAAAGAGGGCAAAGAAGGTTTACGCCATAGAAAAGGATTCACGGATAATCGAAATCCTGGAGAAGGAGTACGGATGGGACAACGTGGAGCTCATACTCGGAGATGCTCTAAAAATAGACTTTCCTTACTTTGATAAAATAGTTTCCAACCTTCCCTACCAGATATCTTCTCCCATAACCTTTAAACTTCTGAAGTATGACTTCAAGAAAGCCGTGCTTATCTATCAGCTTGAATTTGCCCAGCGAATGGTGGCGAAGCCGGGAGATAAAAACTATTCCCGCCTCTCGGTAATGGTGCAGGCTAAGGCTGATGTTGAGCTTGTTGAAAAAATTGGCAGGGGAGCATTCTACCCAAAACCAAAGGTTGATTCCGCAGTAATAGTAATGACGCCCAAACCCAAAGATGAGCGGATAACTCTAAACGAAAACCTCGTGAAGGCCCTCTTCCAGCACAGGAGAAAGCTGGCAAGCAAGGCCCTAAAGGACTCTTACCATATGCTGGGACTTACAAAAGGTGAGTTCAAAAAACTTAAGCCCATCATTGAACACATTCCCCACTCTCAAAAAAGAGTCTTTCAGCTGTCCATAGAGGAGATAAAAGATATCGAAGAGTACTTAAGGCAAAATGGACTACTTTGA
- a CDS encoding RNA polymerase Rpb4 family protein produces MIGRKKLKEEYISIPEAKELLLRRKEEGVEENPEEPIFYEARVSIEHAERFSKLPAEKAKELREKLTGLFEWLDGRIATKIVDIMPEDYFDIRVIFAKEEHMPTKEEAEKILEILEEFRE; encoded by the coding sequence ATGATAGGGCGCAAGAAGCTTAAGGAGGAATACATCTCAATCCCAGAGGCAAAAGAGCTGCTGCTTAGAAGGAAAGAAGAGGGAGTCGAGGAAAACCCAGAGGAGCCAATATTCTACGAGGCAAGGGTCAGCATTGAGCATGCAGAGAGGTTTTCAAAGCTTCCAGCAGAAAAGGCAAAAGAGCTTAGAGAAAAGCTAACGGGCCTCTTTGAATGGCTCGACGGAAGGATAGCAACAAAAATTGTTGACATAATGCCCGAGGACTACTTTGACATAAGGGTCATCTTTGCCAAGGAAGAACACATGCCCACCAAAGAAGAAGCAGAAAAGATACTCGAAATCCTTGAAGAGTTTAGAGAGTAG